Below is a genomic region from Sphaeramia orbicularis chromosome 6, fSphaOr1.1, whole genome shotgun sequence.
CTGTACAATCCAGCGGGTCAACAGAACACGTCAACAGAACACACATCCAGGCCTGAAACTGGAGTCGACACCGGAGCTGTGTTTACTGGATGATTTAAGACCAGACGAGTCCAGCAGCTCGTGGTCGTTTCAGCACCGACGTCTGcttttacaaacacaaacataatgttgTGTTTCCTTAACGTGCCGTCATTTATGAGACGAAACCCAACACGTCAACATGAGGAGATGATGACTGGACTAGAACCACCAAAACAAACATGTTTGTAGAAGGCGAACCCTGAAGCAAAAAATGGATCAAATTAACATAATGAAGAGACGCAGGCATCGTCCATCATGTCTATAAACATGTCCTTGACCCGCGCTGACAGACTTCTACCTCCCATCGTGGTCAGAGTTCCCATGATGCACTGTGGTGGGGTTTATTGAGTGCTTCTTCTCCAGTAACTCTCCACCTTCTTGTTCTTTCAGAGATGCCGAGGCATTTCCCCAAAATGTCGATGAGTGAGGTGGATGAGAAGATGTGTAAGCTGGCGGAGAAGGTGTACGCGTCAGCGCTGAAGGAGGAGGACACAAAGGACGCCATGGCGCTGTTCACAGTCCCAGAGGACTGTCCCATCGGCCTCCATGAGGACCGAGAACGAGCCCTGCAGAAGGAGATGGCCCAGCTCCACTGCCAGGAGTCGGTGAACAGGTGAGGCGCAGGCATGGGACCAGGTCCATGGGATCAGATCCATGGGATCAAGTCCATGGGGTCCATGGGACTAGGTCCAGTTGAGTCTTATTGTGTCCATCTTGTTTCTGTAGGAAGAAGAACCTGATGCTGAAGCGTTCGCAGTCAGTATCGCTGCAGATTCCTCCTGAATGGTGTCTGTCGGTGGTTTCTCCAATGCTCTCCCCAGTCACACCAGAACCAGGTCTGGCCATGGCTTCCCCAGAATTCCAGAGGGTCACCATTAGTGGAGATTACTGTGCAGGGGTGAGTCCACATCACATCTACATTTTGCAGATCTGTAAATTGCAAATCTACAGACACGTCTGGCAGCGGATGGCAGTTTGTTCACCACGTCGATACATCAATTCATCCTTGTTGAAAACGTatagtttttattgtatttatttgtctttggaaTAAAAGTATATAAGATAATGTAAAGTATTTTAACTCAGATACTGGATTTCTTGTACATTTCAATGACCTAAAGAATCAGACCAGCAAGGCCAAACCAGGACTAAGGTTTGGTCCAGGACTTAAGAACATTTAGCAGACTCTTTGATCTTCTGTTGCTGATCTGAAcctagttctggttctagttctgtttAACCCCTCCTGGTCTGGTTCCAGGTCACTGTGGAGGACTATGAGCAGGCGGCCCAGAGTTTGCTCAAGGCTCTTCTGATCCGAGAGAAGTATTCACGGCTGGCGTACCACCGCTTCACCAGAACCACGGCCCGGTTCCTCAGCGAGGCCCGGAATGAGAAGTGGAAGGTGGAGGACGAGGTCCTGCCAGGTAAAGATGTCCTGGTCCAATCCCATCATGTCCAACTGTACTGATAATgtcagatattattattatatcacagGTTAAAGGCTGGTGTTTGATTTCATCTGAACGTTGGAGAAATGGACCTTTGTGGTTTGAAATTATTTAAAAaggcaaaagaagaagaaaatgactcAATGGAAATATTTAACAAGAAGAAAATTTatccattttcataatttttgttgGTATTTTTTAGTCTCATTTGATTAGATACGCTCATGTTTTACTGGATTTAGACACGTGACATTAGATCACCTCAACAGCAgatcagaaaaacactgaaaccaaAACAACCTCCaaaaaactatgaattaaaaCCTGGACTGATATGAATGGATGTTTGGTGAGACAccgttgtgttgttgtgtcattGTATTGTGTTTTGTCATTGCGTTCTTGCAGACATCTTGCCATACCCTCATGAGGGTGAGGACCCCTACTCTATGGAGGGGATTCCTGACAACCTGAACTTCCATCTGCAGATGAAGGATGGTATCGTCCACGTCTATGACGACGCCGATGCTCTCAGAGAGCAGCGACCGCACAGCCTCCCCTACCCCGACCTCGAGACATTCGCAGTTGACCTCAGCCATGTCCTCGCTATGATCGCCGATGGACCCACGTATGTACACAGAACCCTGTCCACAAACGAAACCCCAACCCACAgaacccccaaccctaaccccaagacCCATCTTCACCATGATTGCCAACAAACCGATGCATGTACAtagaaccctgaccctaacctttgACCTCTTTCCACCTTGCCTGACTCTGGTGGTTGTTTTCAGGAAGACGTACTGCCACCGGCGGCTGACCTTCCTGGAGTCCAAGTTCTACCTCCATGAGATGCTGAATGAAATGGCGGAGCTGAAGGAGCTGAAGGGCGTCCCACACAGAGACTTCTACAATGTCAGGAAGGTCAGGAATCCACTGAATGTTCATGAAACTGTTCTATTACAATCAGACTGTTCAACCAGGTCAAGGTTCTGATGAAGTTTCACCTACACCTCTGGTTTCTGTCCTACCCCATCGTGTGTAAAGAAGTTAAACAAGACCTTTAACTTCATTAAAGTGAGCTTCAGGAATTAAACAACTCATCAGTTAATCGACAGAAGAATCTACAGATTAAttaactatgaaattaaaatgaaGCCATCTGTGTTCCAGTCTTGGACTGAGTCCACTTCCTGGGTTTATGGAGGACCTGGAGGCGGTCCATCTAAACACACTCTGTTCCCATGTGTCAATCACAGGTGGACACCCACATCCACGCTGCTGCCTGCATGAACCAGAAACATCTGCTGAAGTTCATAAAGTCCACATACCAGACGGAGGAGGACCGTGTGGTTCTGGAAAAGAACGGCCAGAAGATGACGCTGAAGGAGGTGTTCCACAAGCTCAGCATGGACCCATATGACCTTACTGTGGACTCACTGGATGTTCACGCTGTAAGAAACATCAGAGTAATTCTGTTAGACTAACCCTCACCAGGTTTATGGGCAGACTCAAACCAACGCTCACAGTCTTTGGTGGAATACAAAATCCACTTTACATTTCTTTTCACAGGGAAGACAAACATTTCATCGCTTCGACAAGTTCAACTCCAAGTACAACCCGGTGGGAGCAAGTGAACTACGAGAGATTTACCTGAAAACCGACAACTACATCAGAGGAGAATACTTTGCACGACTCATTAAGGTAAAAAGGGTCTGACTTCAACTCCACCAAACTGTTTTCAGATTCATCAGTATCTTGAACTGGTCCACATGGAGGTTAGAGACACATCTCAGTTCATCTGATCTGAAGTTCTGCAGATACTCATCAGTTCTCAAACATTCTGTGGGTTTGTTGTGTTTCAGGAAGTGGCCAAAGAGCTGGAGGACAGTAAATACCAACACGCCGAACCTCGTCTGTCCATCTACGGACGCTCGACCAGCGAATGGGAGGGATTGGCCACGTGGTTCATCGAGCATAAGGTGCACTCGCCAAACATGAGGTGGATCATCCAGGTCCCACGGCTCTAGTGAGTTAATCTACAGTTTATCTACAGACTGAGttaatcaaacagaaaataaatgaagaaataagTAATATTCCAG
It encodes:
- the ampd3b gene encoding AMP deaminase 3b: MRRTETPLHKQQSMPCFGKEMPRHFPKMSMSEVDEKMCKLAEKVYASALKEEDTKDAMALFTVPEDCPIGLHEDRERALQKEMAQLHCQESVNRKKNLMLKRSQSVSLQIPPEWCLSVVSPMLSPVTPEPGLAMASPEFQRVTISGDYCAGVTVEDYEQAAQSLLKALLIREKYSRLAYHRFTRTTARFLSEARNEKWKVEDEVLPDILPYPHEGEDPYSMEGIPDNLNFHLQMKDGIVHVYDDADALREQRPHSLPYPDLETFAVDLSHVLAMIADGPTKTYCHRRLTFLESKFYLHEMLNEMAELKELKGVPHRDFYNVRKVDTHIHAAACMNQKHLLKFIKSTYQTEEDRVVLEKNGQKMTLKEVFHKLSMDPYDLTVDSLDVHAGRQTFHRFDKFNSKYNPVGASELREIYLKTDNYIRGEYFARLIKEVAKELEDSKYQHAEPRLSIYGRSTSEWEGLATWFIEHKVHSPNMRWIIQVPRLYDVFRSKKLVPNFAKMLENIFLPLFEATVNPQKHKAVHVFLKYVTGFDSVDDESKHSDHLFSYKSPTPEEWTTDNNPPYTYYLFYMYANIMVLNNLRRERGLNTFQFRPHCGEAGSITHLVSAFLTADNISHGLNLKKSPVLQYLYYLAQIPIAMSPLSNNSLFLQYSKNPLREFLHKGLCVSLSTDDPMQFHYTKEALMEEYAIAAQLWKLSTCDLCEIARNSVLQSGLSHQEKKHFLGSNYLQDGPEGNDIRRTNVAQIRMAYRYETLCNELSFLVDAVKTDV